In Ectothiorhodospira sp. BSL-9, a single window of DNA contains:
- the tnpB gene encoding IS66 family insertion sequence element accessory protein TnpB (TnpB, as the term is used for proteins encoded by IS66 family insertion elements, is considered an accessory protein, since TnpC, encoded by a neighboring gene, is a DDE family transposase.): MIAWPTGVAIHLAVAPVDFRKAFDGLCIEIVEALERDPLSGELFVFRNRAGDKLKALYWDGQGFVMIYKRLEKGRFKWLQQVDGDAEGEVRLSRSQMQALFEGIDWRRLETPQKCLATATR, from the coding sequence ATGATCGCGTGGCCCACGGGGGTGGCCATCCACCTGGCAGTGGCGCCGGTGGATTTCCGCAAGGCCTTCGATGGTCTGTGCATCGAGATCGTCGAGGCCCTGGAGCGGGATCCGCTCAGCGGTGAGTTGTTCGTCTTCCGCAACCGGGCTGGGGACAAGCTCAAGGCCCTGTACTGGGATGGCCAGGGCTTTGTGATGATCTACAAGCGCCTGGAGAAGGGGCGCTTCAAGTGGCTCCAGCAGGTGGATGGAGATGCAGAGGGTGAGGTTCGGCTCTCCCGCAGCCAGATGCAGGCGCTGTTCGAGGGTATCGATTGGCGGCGCCTGGAAACCCCGCAAAAATGCCTTGCCACAGCCACCCGTTGA
- a CDS encoding electron transfer flavoprotein-ubiquinone oxidoreductase, which translates to MERESMEFDVVIVGAGPAGLAAAIRLRQQAEQTGQDLSVCVLEKGSEVGAHILSGAVFAPRALDELLPDWREQGAPLNTAVSEDQFLLLTQVRALRMPTPPQMHNEGHYIISLGNLCRWLAEQAEALGVEVLPGFPAAEVLYDEQGAVKGVATADMGRNPDGSEGPRFEPGVELHARQTLFCEGCHGSLTKTLIDRFGLREGVGPQTYGLGIKEVWEVDPARHRPGQVIHSVGWPLDTRTYGGGFLYHLEDNRVAVGFIVGLDYENPYLSPFEEMQRFKTHPAIRPVFEGGKRIAYGARALVEGGLQGLPKLSFPGGLLVGDTAGFLDVPRIKGSDNAMKSGITAAETVFDLLTSSPTGGLEASDFRRRLDNTWVIRELHRARNIRPGFRWGLWAGLAHAAVDTYVLRGRAPWTLRHHADHERLRPAGDCPPIDYPRPDGSITFDRLSSVFLSNTHHEEGQPVHLKLRDPNRPTALNLPVYAGPEARYCPAGVYEYVEAGDANESRLQINAQNCVHCKTCDIKDPDQNIDWVVPQGGDGPNYPGM; encoded by the coding sequence TTGGAACGTGAGAGCATGGAATTCGACGTGGTCATCGTTGGCGCCGGTCCGGCCGGGCTGGCGGCGGCCATCCGTCTGCGCCAGCAGGCCGAGCAGACAGGACAGGACCTGTCCGTCTGTGTGCTGGAAAAGGGCTCCGAGGTGGGGGCCCATATCCTCTCGGGTGCGGTGTTCGCGCCCCGGGCCCTGGATGAACTGCTGCCGGACTGGCGAGAACAGGGCGCCCCCCTGAACACCGCAGTCAGCGAGGACCAATTCCTGCTGCTGACCCAGGTTCGCGCCCTGCGAATGCCCACGCCGCCACAGATGCACAACGAGGGCCATTACATCATTAGCCTGGGCAACCTCTGTCGCTGGCTGGCGGAGCAGGCCGAGGCCCTGGGTGTGGAAGTGCTGCCCGGATTTCCGGCAGCCGAAGTACTCTATGACGAGCAGGGGGCTGTCAAGGGTGTGGCCACCGCAGACATGGGCCGTAACCCGGACGGCAGCGAGGGCCCGCGCTTCGAGCCCGGCGTGGAACTCCATGCCCGCCAGACGCTGTTCTGCGAGGGCTGTCATGGCTCCCTGACCAAGACGCTCATCGACCGCTTCGGTCTGCGCGAGGGGGTGGGGCCGCAGACCTACGGACTGGGCATCAAGGAAGTCTGGGAAGTGGACCCGGCCCGGCACCGGCCTGGTCAGGTGATCCACTCCGTGGGCTGGCCCCTGGATACCCGCACCTATGGTGGCGGGTTTCTGTACCACCTGGAGGACAACCGGGTGGCGGTGGGCTTCATCGTGGGGCTGGACTACGAAAATCCCTACCTGAGCCCCTTCGAGGAGATGCAGCGCTTCAAGACCCATCCGGCCATCCGCCCCGTGTTCGAAGGCGGCAAACGCATCGCCTATGGCGCCCGGGCGCTGGTGGAGGGCGGCCTGCAGGGCCTGCCGAAACTCAGCTTTCCCGGCGGCCTGCTGGTGGGAGACACGGCGGGCTTTCTCGACGTGCCACGCATCAAGGGCAGCGACAATGCCATGAAGAGTGGCATCACCGCGGCAGAGACCGTTTTCGATCTGCTGACCTCGTCACCTACCGGCGGCCTGGAAGCCAGCGATTTCCGTCGCCGCCTCGACAATACCTGGGTGATCCGCGAACTCCACCGAGCCCGGAACATCCGCCCCGGTTTTCGCTGGGGCCTCTGGGCCGGACTGGCCCACGCAGCGGTGGATACATACGTCTTACGGGGTCGCGCTCCCTGGACGCTGCGCCATCACGCTGACCACGAACGCCTCCGCCCTGCCGGGGATTGCCCACCCATCGATTATCCCCGTCCGGATGGGAGCATCACATTCGACCGCCTGTCTTCGGTTTTTCTGTCCAACACGCATCACGAAGAGGGCCAGCCAGTCCACCTTAAGCTGAGAGATCCAAATCGGCCTACCGCTCTGAATCTCCCGGTTTACGCAGGGCCGGAAGCTCGCTACTGCCCCGCAGGTGTGTACGAATACGTTGAAGCGGGCGATGCCAACGAATCACGCCTGCAAATCAACGCCCAGAACTGCGTGCACTGCAAGACCTGTGATATCAAGGATCCGGACCAGAATATCGACTGGGTGGTGCCTCAAGGTGGAGATGGACCCAACTATCCTGGCATGTGA
- a CDS encoding helix-turn-helix domain-containing protein has protein sequence MNRGVRQRKRAFWKGLVQQWAASGQSKAAFARQHGVTPQQLSQWAVRYPEWVVATVDSKAEHSPSKPAAGTQRFLTVRTVEDAPDPVDLSPQPGGPVVVTLSHGRRLELYPGFCAQTLQRAMEVLEA, from the coding sequence ATGAACAGAGGTGTCCGACAGCGCAAGCGCGCTTTCTGGAAGGGACTGGTCCAGCAGTGGGCAGCTTCAGGCCAGAGCAAGGCGGCCTTTGCCCGTCAGCATGGGGTCACACCCCAGCAGTTGTCCCAGTGGGCAGTGCGCTATCCGGAATGGGTGGTGGCCACAGTCGACTCCAAGGCGGAGCATTCGCCCTCGAAGCCCGCCGCCGGGACGCAGCGCTTTTTGACGGTGCGCACGGTGGAGGACGCCCCTGATCCCGTGGACCTGTCGCCGCAGCCCGGTGGACCGGTGGTGGTGACCTTGAGCCACGGTCGTCGGCTCGAGCTCTATCCGGGGTTTTGCGCCCAGACCCTGCAACGGGCCATGGAGGTCCTGGAGGCATGA
- a CDS encoding MbcA/ParS/Xre antitoxin family protein, with translation MLAKAVLKASRQLGLGQAELAAVLGVHRTAVSRLKQNPALDPQSEQGELALLLIRLAREVFALAGGDQAWVRHFMRSPNKVTGGIPVRQIETARGLMGLLQFVDAIRGKV, from the coding sequence GTGCTGGCCAAGGCCGTGCTCAAGGCCTCCAGGCAGTTAGGCCTTGGCCAGGCCGAACTGGCGGCGGTGCTGGGTGTTCACAGAACCGCAGTCAGCAGGCTCAAACAGAATCCCGCACTGGACCCACAGTCCGAACAGGGCGAGTTGGCACTGCTACTTATCCGTCTTGCCAGGGAAGTGTTTGCCCTTGCCGGTGGTGATCAGGCCTGGGTGCGCCATTTCATGCGTAGCCCCAACAAGGTTACCGGTGGTATCCCTGTCAGACAGATCGAGACCGCCCGAGGTCTGATGGGTTTACTCCAGTTCGTGGATGCCATTCGAGGCAAGGTCTGA
- a CDS encoding IS66 family transposase → MLNGTAQDLPTPPSGLRESQFRAALADRDQLIEQQSQLLAQQQSTINELSEQLENLKRQVLEAQRKRFGQSSERGCYLQQDLFHPQEAPIPEQDEEETTEAPKKRRKTQPPRGRRVLPPELPRETQRYDYDDETRAQLEAQNGGPLVEIGVEVTETLEYQPGQLYVKRHEVPKYAIQGDDGERTIVSPPRPSPPIPGAQVGASLLAHTVISKFADHLPLNRISQQLARDGYDVPRQRLCDYVLLSASVLAPLADLVRQDALASPVVHSDDTTVPQLEKGRRQTRTCRLWLYLGRGREDGIIPVFYDYTTNRSQEGPLEHLRDYQGYLQADAYAGYLNAERIQEALIWCACWAHARRPFEKIARKHKKRGRVHLVMKLITAIYQVESRLREQGITDPEQIREARQRRTVPILKRLRRLLDRILPSLPPRGDFAKAIGYVLNHWQALMRFTEDGRLEPDNNRGERALRGVCVSRKNWNFTGSENGGHALAILLTLLETCKQNGVNPRHYLIDVLERIQDHPANRLHELLPYHWEPPTQACGENDSGE, encoded by the coding sequence ATGTTGAACGGCACTGCACAAGACCTGCCGACACCCCCTTCCGGCCTGCGCGAATCGCAGTTCCGCGCTGCCCTGGCGGACCGTGATCAGCTCATTGAGCAGCAGTCCCAGCTACTCGCCCAGCAGCAGTCCACGATCAATGAGCTGAGCGAACAACTGGAGAATCTCAAGCGCCAGGTCCTTGAGGCCCAGCGCAAACGCTTCGGGCAAAGCTCCGAGCGTGGCTGTTACCTCCAGCAGGATCTCTTCCACCCGCAGGAAGCCCCGATCCCCGAGCAAGACGAAGAAGAAACCACCGAGGCGCCCAAAAAGCGGCGCAAGACCCAGCCCCCTCGAGGTCGCCGTGTCCTCCCACCGGAATTGCCCCGGGAGACGCAGCGCTACGACTACGACGACGAAACCCGGGCCCAACTGGAGGCCCAGAACGGCGGCCCGCTGGTGGAGATCGGTGTCGAGGTGACCGAGACCCTGGAGTACCAACCCGGGCAGCTGTACGTGAAGCGCCACGAGGTGCCCAAGTATGCGATCCAGGGGGATGACGGGGAGCGCACCATCGTCTCTCCACCGCGCCCCTCGCCACCGATCCCCGGCGCCCAGGTGGGTGCCAGCCTGCTGGCCCATACCGTGATCAGCAAGTTCGCGGATCATCTGCCGCTCAACCGCATCAGCCAGCAGCTGGCCCGGGATGGTTACGACGTCCCCCGCCAGCGGCTGTGCGACTACGTGCTGCTGTCCGCCTCGGTCCTGGCCCCGCTGGCCGACCTCGTTCGCCAGGATGCCCTGGCCAGTCCGGTCGTTCACAGCGACGACACCACGGTGCCGCAACTGGAAAAGGGCCGACGACAAACCCGAACCTGTCGCCTGTGGCTCTACCTGGGCCGCGGGCGGGAGGACGGCATCATCCCGGTGTTCTACGACTACACCACCAACCGATCCCAGGAAGGTCCGCTGGAACACCTGCGTGACTACCAGGGATATCTGCAAGCCGATGCCTATGCGGGCTACCTGAACGCCGAGCGGATCCAGGAGGCGCTGATCTGGTGTGCCTGCTGGGCCCATGCGAGGCGCCCGTTCGAAAAGATCGCCCGCAAACACAAAAAACGCGGCCGGGTGCATCTGGTGATGAAGCTGATCACGGCGATCTACCAGGTGGAGTCGCGCCTGCGCGAACAGGGGATCACGGACCCCGAGCAGATCCGCGAGGCCCGCCAGCGCCGCACGGTGCCCATCCTCAAGCGCTTGCGTCGCCTGCTGGATCGCATCCTGCCCAGCCTGCCGCCCCGGGGAGACTTCGCCAAGGCGATCGGTTATGTCCTCAACCACTGGCAGGCCCTGATGCGCTTCACTGAGGATGGCCGCCTGGAGCCCGACAACAACCGCGGCGAACGCGCCCTGCGCGGGGTGTGCGTGAGTCGCAAGAACTGGAACTTCACCGGCTCCGAGAATGGTGGCCACGCCCTGGCCATCCTGCTCACCCTCCTGGAAACCTGCAAGCAGAACGGGGTGAACCCGCGTCACTACCTGATCGATGTGCTTGAGCGCATCCAGGATCATCCCGCCAATCGCCTCCACGAACTGCTGCCCTATCACTGGGAACCGCCCACCCAGGCCTGCGGGGAGAATGACAGCGGGGAGTGA